A region of the Candidatus Tiamatella incendiivivens genome:
AGATGTGTTGATGGGTGAGTAATTTGGTTAAGGTTCCTGTTAAACTTGTGTCTTGGGATGAAATAGTGGAATGGACCTATAGGTTGTCCCGTATTATTTCAGACAACGGCTGGAGGCCTAACGTTATTGTGCCTGTTGCTCGGGGTGGATATGTGCCTGCCAGGCTTTTAGCTGATTTCCTTGACGTCAACAATATGCTTAGTGTGCAGAGCCAGCATTGGACTGAGGCTGCAAAAGCTGAGGAGAGGGCTATTCTCAAGTACCCGTTTAAAGTGGATTTAAACGGCGAGAATGTTCTAGTTGTAGATGATATAGTTGATACAGGTGAAACGCTGAAACTTGCACGGAATTACGTTTCCGAGAACTGGAATCCTGGAGAAGTAAAAACTGCGTCTCTCCAGTGGATAAGTAGTGTGGCTAAATTTGAGCCTGACTATTATTATCTAGAAGTTAAGGATTGGGCATGGTTCCAATACCCTTGGACAAGGCTTGAGGATCTCAAAGACTTTATAAAGAGAACCCTTCGTGAGGATGAGAGGCTTAAAACAGGATTCGCTCTAGAGACTCTTGAAGAGATATTTGTGGAGTGGTATGGAATAAAGCCAAAAGAATTTGGTTTCTACTGGAGTGAAGCAATACGTGAACTAGTTAAGACGGGATATTTAAAGAAAGGAACCCCATAACAAGAGGTGAACAGTTGAATGGTTTTTAACCTGAAAAGACCTGAGGGAGTCGAGGCTCGAGTAGGCATTATAGGAGGCTCCGGAATATATGATCCAGGCACAC
Encoded here:
- a CDS encoding phosphoribosyltransferase; protein product: MVKVPVKLVSWDEIVEWTYRLSRIISDNGWRPNVIVPVARGGYVPARLLADFLDVNNMLSVQSQHWTEAAKAEERAILKYPFKVDLNGENVLVVDDIVDTGETLKLARNYVSENWNPGEVKTASLQWISSVAKFEPDYYYLEVKDWAWFQYPWTRLEDLKDFIKRTLREDERLKTGFALETLEEIFVEWYGIKPKEFGFYWSEAIRELVKTGYLKKGTP